The proteins below are encoded in one region of Glandiceps talaboti chromosome 17, keGlaTala1.1, whole genome shotgun sequence:
- the LOC144448465 gene encoding four-jointed box protein 1-like produces the protein MRRRRRQSFCLFIRTCALITLLCSFYLFFTANNVSVTYDSPEWDEYFRRAKQVKKPPSQEILEKLTEGMLRLGNRKEEMLYIKIAKNISKNSVRSVQLTPTATMSKAEAIGRFLATKGIHQSSKSHNFQHSNKTLLNGLSDVLKQTTFKRVKENILPKISEMDDSLNALADSANVDKGKYETGANQNRQFLQIAKPNVRVKDVLSGHTKQENLLTKKKKVMSTVKRGRRRNSPNFRRGIETRNNGYHYYEIYRGDLNFTLKSNKSLIFSQTSSREPQQTFKSGLANSNVKSDNRGRYSIKDSPTNMYTFPRNDGADVLEGNIFWSKHIEGHLETGLRDEDVITWSNKTRHQIVAQMRAPDWRACGRPKNQYIVMEDGGRMCARYRSPHLKLVQGEIYSFYLARLLKIWHVPAVVLSMVNSTSHQWMKQKKGIEAADWEEGTIVALIQWITNLERGKLPALLLHGDKAINPTTKQLKYLSLESLVELMQWTDLVIFDYITGNYDRVASNQDAADKEHDPSIMADNIHNLRKNKHTNAIWLIDNESGFIDGYELMRNPAKVKEARRFRDFHSTMLNSICIFRKSTIDELQKLYLHRNPANLLREEVLKHEPLASRLPSFPKLLNFDATMKSRIRDVVRRVEYCKLVHG, from the exons atgaggaGAAGGCGACGACAATCTTTCTGCCTTTTCATCAGGACATGCGCCCTCATAACTCTGCTTTGTAGTTTCTATCTTTTTTTCACCGCCAACAATGTTAGTGTCACGTACGATTCCCCGGAATGGGATGAATATTTTCGACGAGCGAAACAGGTTAAGAAACCACCCTCTCAAGAAATCCTAGAGAAGCTTACAGAAGGAATGTTGAGGCTTGGAAATAGGAAAGAAGAAATGCTGTACATAAAAATAGCCAAAAATATAAGTAAAAACTCTGTGAGGAGCGTACAACTGACGCCAACTGCTACAATGTCTAAAGCAGAAGCAATTGGTCGATTTCTGGCCACCAAAGGAATTCATCAGTCCTCcaaatcacacaattttcaACATTCAAATAAAACCTTGTTAAATGGATTATCTGATGTTTTAAAACAAACTACATTTAAAAGAGTTAAGGAAAATATTCTCCCCAAAATTTCGGAAATGGACGATTCGTTGAATGCTTTGGCAGACTCGGCGAACGTTGATAAAGGGAAATATGAAACTGGTGCAAATCAAAATCGACAGTTCCTTCAAATCGCCAAGCCAAATGTACGAGTCAAAGACGTTTTATCGGGTCATACTAAACAAGAAAATTTGTTGACGAAGAAGAAGAAAGTCATGTCTACCGTGAAGAGAGGCCGTAGAAGGAATAGTCCTAATTTTCGCCGGGGAATTGAAACTAGGAATAATGGTTATcattattatgaaatatatagGGGAGACTTGAATTTTACCCTCAAGTCAAATAAATCTCTAATTTTTTCACAAACATCATCGAGGGAGCCACAACAGACATTTAAATCGGGCTTGGCCaattcaaatgtgaaaagtgaCAATAGAGGGCGATATTCGATAAAAGATTCGCCGACAAACATGTACACGTTTCCAAGAAATGACGGCGCTGATGTACTTGAGGGTAACATATTCTGGTCTAAACATATAGAGGGACACTTGGAAACAG GCCTAAGAGATGAAGACGTGATAACGTGGTCAAACAAAACACGGCATCAAATCGTCGCTCAGATGCGAGCTCCTGATTGGAGGGCTTGTGGACGACCTAAAAATCAGTACATCGTCATGGAGGACGGTGGCAGAATGTGTGCTAGATACAGATCACCACATCTAAAGCTAGTTCAAG GTGAAATTTACTCATTCTACCTGGCAAGACTTCTGAAAATATGGCATGTGCCAGCTGTAGTGTTATCGATGGTAAACTCGACATCACACCAATGGATGAAGCAGAAGAAGGGCATAGAAGCCGCTGACTGGGAAGAAGGCACCATTGTTGCTTTAATTCAATGGATCACAAACCTAGAGAG aggCAAACTACCGGCACTGTTGTTACACGGTGATAAAGCTATCAATCCAACCACGAAGCAGTTAAAATATCTATCATTGGAAAGTCTTGTTGAACTAATGCAGTGGACAGACCTTGTAATATTCGATTACATAACAGGAAACTACGACAG GGTAGCTAGTAACCAAGACGCTGCCGATAAAGAACATGACCCGAGCATAATGGCGGACAACATTCATAACTTGAGAAAGAACAAACATACAAACGCAATATGGCTGATAGATAATGAAAGTGGTTTTATAGATGGCTACGAATTGATGCGAAATCCCGCCAAAGTTAAAGAGGCTAGACGCTTCCGAGATTTCCACAGCACGATGTTAaattcaatttgcatatttcgcAAATCGACAATAGACGAACTGCAAAAACTCTACCTTCATCGAAATCCTGCTAATCTTTTACGTGAAGAAGTACTAAAACACGAACCCCTCGCATCTCGTCTGCCGTCTTTTCCAAAACTATTGAATTTTGATGCGACGATGAAAAGCCGAATCAGAGACGTTGTACGTAGGGTTGAATATTGTAAACTAGTTCATGGCTAG